TTGGCTTTTTATTATTGGGGCTGTTTTAGGAGGTGTTTTTACGTTTCATACGGCTGGAAAAGATTTGCTTCGCGGAAAGTTTGAAATCGATTTTTTAATGCTGTTTGCGGCCATTGGGGCGGCCATTTTAGGCAAATGGGGAGAAGGTGCGCTTTTGTTATTTCTATTTAGTCTAGGCCATGCCTTAGAGCATTATGCCATGAAGCGCACGAGAAAGTCCATCGCTGCTCTTTCCCATTTGGCTCCTCCTATCGCGATGTTGAAACAGAACGGCACATTGACCGAAGTGCATATCGAACAACTTAAAAAAGGAGACATTATAGTTGTAAAACCTAATTCTAAAATTGCAGCCGATGGTGTGGTTGCCAAAGGAAATAGCCCTGTTAACCAAGCATCAATAACAGGTGAAAGTCTTCCCGTTGACAAACGCCCTAGTCCAAATTGGCAAAACGAAAACGAGGTAAATAAACTGTTGCCAGAACATCGGGTTTTCGCCGGCACTATTAATGGCAGTGGTGTTTTGGAAATTAAAGTATTGAAAGAAGCAAAAGACAGTACCCTTTCTCGTTTAATAACTTTAGTAAAAGAAGCCGAGACCCAAAAATCGCCCACACAGCACCTTACCGATAATTTTGAAAAATATTATGTGCCTTTTGTTTTGGGCTTGGTAATAATACTATTGTTTGCCTTTTTGATAATTGACGAAACGTTTTCTGAAAGTTTTTATCGTGCTATGTCTGTATTAATTGCTGCGTCACCGTGTGCTTTAGCTATTTCTACCCCAAGCGCCGTTTTAGCCGGTATTGCCCGTGCCGCACGACAAGGTGTGTTGATTAAAGGCGGTCGCCCACTTGAAGATTTAGGCGGACTTAACGCTATAGCATTCGATAAAACAGGAACCCTTACGGAAGGTAAACCTAAGCTAACCCATGCCATACCCTTTGGAAACATCACAAAATCACACTTACTATCGGTTGCCATTGCGGTAGAAGCATTAAGCGATCATCCACTGGCAAATGCCATAGTGGAAGGCGGCAAAAAAGAATTGGGTACTATCGATATTCAAGAGGCCGAAAACCTAACGGCATTAACCGCAAGAGGAATACGTGCTGAATATAACGGAAATACAGTTCATATAGGTAACAGAAGACTTTTTGAAGAATTAACAAAAACTAAAATTCCAGAAGCTATTGATTTAAAAATGTCAGAACTCGAATCGCATGGTCACACCGCCATGATCGTCCATCAAAGTAATGAGTATTTGGGTATCATTTCTGTGATGGATGTCGCTAGAGCTGAAGCTAAATTAACCCTTGCCAATCTCAAAAAATTGGGC
This genomic stretch from Flavobacteriaceae bacterium GSB9 harbors:
- a CDS encoding heavy metal translocating P-type ATPase — translated: MNKLHLELSKIHHSRKARRIEQILKKEKGINSVSVSASGRTHLEWDNSLTNQTVIFEKIKKLGLNIIHIENNDDIENHSEHEHGHSSLYFLGENTELYFAVTSGVFWGIGFVFSFIANIPETISTWLFIIGAVLGGVFTFHTAGKDLLRGKFEIDFLMLFAAIGAAILGKWGEGALLLFLFSLGHALEHYAMKRTRKSIAALSHLAPPIAMLKQNGTLTEVHIEQLKKGDIIVVKPNSKIAADGVVAKGNSPVNQASITGESLPVDKRPSPNWQNENEVNKLLPEHRVFAGTINGSGVLEIKVLKEAKDSTLSRLITLVKEAETQKSPTQHLTDNFEKYYVPFVLGLVIILLFAFLIIDETFSESFYRAMSVLIAASPCALAISTPSAVLAGIARAARQGVLIKGGRPLEDLGGLNAIAFDKTGTLTEGKPKLTHAIPFGNITKSHLLSVAIAVEALSDHPLANAIVEGGKKELGTIDIQEAENLTALTARGIRAEYNGNTVHIGNRRLFEELTKTKIPEAIDLKMSELESHGHTAMIVHQSNEYLGIISVMDVARAEAKLTLANLKKLGINRMIMLTGDNQKVANAIAKDIGITDPMGSLLPEDKVHAIEQLKKEENRVAMVGDGVNDAPAMAKSTVGIAMGAAGSDVALETADIALMADKLDNLPFAIGLSRKAKRVIKQNLIISLGMVALLVPLTIMGTIAIGPAVVGHEGSTLVVVLNALRLLKYEI